The Streptomyces europaeiscabiei genome window below encodes:
- a CDS encoding carbohydrate ABC transporter permease, translating to MSAADTTAPAKVPPARPAPPPPSAAPERPARKRTPGGSAVPWALLAPCLLILAVVLGYPLVRLVTLSFQEFGQSQLWGFKPAESVGFDNFSKVLGDSEFWAVVVRTIVFAAASVILTMVIGMAIALLLQRVSGWVKTLINIALVASWGMPIIVATTVFKWLFDSDYGIFNALLSKLPGVDMIGHNWFASGPEGLAVITLLVVWGAVPFVVITLSAGLTQVPKELEEAARLDGAGAWGVFRYVTLPILKPIIVMLTTLSVIWDMGVFPQVFVMRGGHPEAEFQLLTTYSYDKAFVVNDYAQGSAIALLTVLLLLGVIGVYMRQMLKIGEVE from the coding sequence ATGAGTGCCGCAGACACGACTGCCCCTGCGAAGGTGCCGCCCGCGCGGCCGGCGCCACCGCCACCGTCGGCCGCCCCGGAACGGCCGGCCAGAAAGCGGACTCCCGGCGGATCCGCCGTCCCCTGGGCCCTTCTGGCCCCCTGCCTGCTGATTCTCGCCGTCGTCCTCGGCTATCCGCTGGTCCGCCTCGTCACCCTGTCCTTCCAGGAGTTCGGCCAGTCCCAGCTGTGGGGGTTCAAGCCCGCCGAGTCGGTCGGCTTCGACAACTTCTCCAAGGTGCTGGGGGACAGCGAGTTCTGGGCGGTCGTCGTCCGGACCATCGTCTTCGCCGCCGCCTCCGTCATCCTCACGATGGTCATCGGCATGGCGATCGCCCTGCTGCTCCAGCGGGTCTCCGGCTGGGTGAAGACGCTCATCAACATCGCGCTCGTGGCGAGTTGGGGCATGCCGATCATCGTGGCCACCACCGTCTTCAAGTGGCTCTTCGACTCCGACTACGGCATCTTCAACGCGCTCCTCAGCAAGCTCCCCGGCGTCGACATGATCGGCCACAACTGGTTCGCCAGCGGACCCGAGGGCCTGGCCGTCATCACGCTCCTCGTGGTGTGGGGCGCGGTGCCGTTCGTCGTCATCACCCTCAGCGCCGGACTCACCCAGGTCCCCAAGGAGTTGGAGGAGGCCGCCCGCCTGGACGGCGCCGGTGCGTGGGGCGTGTTCCGCTATGTCACCCTCCCCATCCTCAAGCCGATCATCGTGATGCTCACGACCCTCTCCGTCATCTGGGACATGGGCGTCTTCCCTCAGGTATTCGTGATGCGGGGCGGCCACCCGGAGGCCGAGTTCCAGTTGCTCACGACCTATTCGTACGACAAGGCGTTCGTCGTCAACGACTACGCGCAGGGCTCGGCGATCGCACTGCTGACCGTGCTGCTGCTGCTCGGCGTGATCGGCGTCTACATGCGCCAGATGCTGAAGATCGGAGAAGTCGAATGA
- a CDS encoding carbohydrate ABC transporter permease, whose amino-acid sequence MSGTSTIATRGSRSGRRKPKLGWNLLGLFVFVTAGFPVYWMLNTAFKPAKDAIDPDPSLLPTSITFANFGRALDIADFWGPVGRSLVVSLTVVVIGIVVGMLAALAISRFAFRGRKVVIVGILAVQMVPLVAMIIPVFLLLNDLGQYDRLTGLIITYLTFILPFTVWTLRGFIVNIPRELEEAAMVDGCSRTTAFLRVVFPLLAPGMVATSVYGFIQAWNEYLYALMLMSQQNQTATVWLGNFTTKHGTEYAPMMAGSTMMAVPIVVLFLLVQRKMAAGLTAGAVKG is encoded by the coding sequence ATGAGCGGCACGAGCACGATCGCCACCCGGGGAAGCCGCTCGGGGCGCCGGAAGCCGAAGCTCGGCTGGAACCTCCTCGGCCTGTTCGTCTTCGTCACCGCGGGCTTCCCCGTCTACTGGATGCTCAACACGGCGTTCAAGCCCGCCAAGGACGCGATCGACCCCGACCCCAGCCTGCTGCCGACGTCGATCACCTTCGCCAACTTCGGCCGGGCGCTGGACATCGCCGACTTCTGGGGCCCGGTCGGCCGCAGCCTCGTCGTCTCCCTCACGGTCGTCGTGATCGGCATCGTCGTCGGCATGCTGGCCGCCCTCGCCATCTCCCGCTTCGCCTTCCGCGGCCGGAAAGTCGTCATCGTCGGCATCCTGGCCGTGCAGATGGTCCCGCTGGTCGCGATGATCATCCCGGTCTTCCTGCTCCTGAACGACCTCGGCCAGTACGACCGCCTCACCGGCCTGATCATCACCTACCTGACCTTCATCCTCCCGTTCACCGTGTGGACCCTGCGCGGCTTCATCGTCAACATCCCGCGCGAACTGGAGGAGGCGGCCATGGTCGACGGCTGCTCCCGCACCACCGCCTTCCTCCGCGTGGTGTTCCCGCTGCTCGCGCCGGGCATGGTGGCGACCTCGGTCTACGGCTTCATCCAGGCGTGGAACGAGTACCTCTACGCCCTGATGCTGATGAGCCAGCAGAACCAGACCGCGACCGTCTGGCTCGGCAACTTCACCACCAAGCACGGCACCGAATACGCCCCGATGATGGCCGGCTCCACCATGATGGCCGTGCCGATCGTCGTCCTCTTCCTCCTCGTCCAGCGCAAGATGGCCGCGGGCCTCACCGCGGGCGCAGTGAAGGGATAA
- a CDS encoding glycoside hydrolase family 3 protein, with amino-acid sequence MSPTTFATGSPGSSSGQDSLARDALTVLQPGFTGTTAPDWLLRRLGEGLASVGLFGRNITSPGQLAALTAQLRAEHEDVLVAIDEEGGDVTRLEVRTGSSFPGNHALGAVDDVDLTREVALALGRRLAECGVNFNWAPSADVNANPANPVIGVRSFGADPDLVARHTAAYVTGLQAAGVAACTKHFPGHGDTAVDSHLSLPRIDADRSVVASRDLAPFRAAIAAGSRAMMSAHILVPALDPGLPATLSHGILTDLLRGELGYDGLIVTDGMEMQAIAGTYGIEHGSVLALAAGADAICVGGGLADDETVRRLRDALVAAVRDGDLAEERLADAANRVRALAKWTRSAQEGAGDGDGTEREAIGETGGTGGNVGLLAARRALTTTCAKPHEPPTQPLYVAAFTPVANIAVGDETPWGVGAELARLLPGTETGTFAGDSAGASALAVAGTRRIVAVVRDEHRHPWMTTALDTLLTTRPDTIVVEMGVPQSPPRGPLHIATHGAARVCGRAAAEVIAGVR; translated from the coding sequence ATGTCACCGACGACATTCGCCACCGGCTCGCCCGGTTCTTCTTCAGGGCAGGACAGCCTCGCGCGGGACGCGCTGACGGTGCTGCAGCCCGGCTTCACGGGAACCACCGCCCCCGACTGGCTGCTGCGCCGCCTCGGCGAGGGCCTCGCCTCCGTCGGCCTCTTCGGCCGCAACATCACCTCGCCCGGACAGTTGGCCGCCCTCACCGCACAGTTGCGTGCCGAGCACGAGGACGTCCTGGTCGCGATCGACGAGGAGGGCGGCGACGTCACCCGCCTGGAGGTCCGCACCGGCTCCTCCTTCCCGGGCAACCACGCCCTGGGTGCGGTCGACGACGTGGACCTGACCAGGGAGGTCGCCCTCGCACTGGGCCGCCGCCTGGCGGAGTGCGGCGTGAACTTCAACTGGGCCCCGTCGGCCGACGTGAACGCCAACCCCGCCAACCCGGTCATCGGGGTCCGCTCCTTCGGTGCCGACCCCGACCTGGTCGCCCGCCACACGGCCGCCTATGTCACCGGCCTCCAGGCCGCGGGCGTGGCCGCCTGCACCAAGCACTTCCCGGGCCACGGTGACACCGCCGTCGACTCCCACCTCTCCCTGCCCCGCATCGACGCGGACCGCTCAGTCGTGGCCTCCCGGGACCTGGCCCCCTTCCGTGCCGCCATCGCCGCCGGTTCGCGCGCCATGATGAGCGCCCACATCCTGGTCCCGGCCCTGGACCCCGGCCTTCCGGCAACGCTGTCCCACGGCATCCTCACGGACCTCCTCCGCGGTGAACTCGGCTACGACGGCCTCATCGTCACCGACGGCATGGAGATGCAGGCCATCGCCGGCACCTATGGCATCGAACACGGCAGCGTCCTCGCCCTCGCCGCCGGCGCGGACGCCATCTGCGTCGGGGGCGGCCTCGCCGACGACGAGACCGTCCGCCGCCTCCGCGACGCCCTCGTCGCCGCCGTCCGCGACGGCGACCTGGCGGAGGAACGCCTGGCGGACGCGGCGAACCGGGTCCGGGCGCTGGCGAAGTGGACGAGGTCGGCGCAGGAGGGAGCGGGAGACGGTGACGGGACGGAGCGCGAAGCCATCGGGGAGACCGGCGGCACCGGTGGGAACGTCGGTCTCCTGGCAGCCCGCCGCGCCCTCACGACGACCTGTGCGAAGCCCCACGAGCCGCCCACCCAGCCTCTCTACGTCGCGGCCTTCACCCCGGTGGCGAACATCGCCGTGGGTGACGAGACCCCCTGGGGTGTCGGCGCGGAACTGGCCCGCCTCCTCCCGGGCACCGAGACGGGCACCTTCGCCGGCGACAGCGCCGGAGCCTCCGCCCTGGCGGTCGCCGGCACCCGCCGCATAGTCGCCGTCGTCCGCGACGAACACCGCCACCCCTGGATGACCACCGCCCTCGACACCCTCCTCACCACCCGCCCCGACACGATCGTCGTGGAGATGGGCGTCCCCCAGTCCCCACCCCGGGGTCCCCTCCACATCGCGACCCACGGCGCGGCGAGGGTCTGCGGAAGAGCGGCGGCGGAGGTCATCGCCGGGGTGCGATAG
- the nagB gene encoding glucosamine-6-phosphate deaminase: MEVVIVPDAKAGGRLIAEAMAELLRRKPEALLGVATGSTPLPIYMALAEKVRSGAVDASRARVAQLDEYVGLPAEHPESYRSVLRREVLEPLGLGLDAFMGPDGTAEDVVGACEAYDRALAEAGGVDLQLLGIGTDGHIGFNEPCSSLASRTRIKTLTEQTRIDNARFFDGAIEQVPHHVITQGIGTILEARHLVLLATGEGKADAVAATVEGPVAAVCPASALQLHRHATVVVDEGAASKLKLADYFRHTYSNKPDWQGI; this comes from the coding sequence GTGGAAGTTGTCATCGTTCCGGATGCCAAGGCGGGTGGCCGGCTCATAGCCGAGGCGATGGCGGAGCTGCTCCGGCGCAAGCCCGAGGCGCTGCTCGGGGTGGCCACGGGGTCGACCCCGCTGCCCATCTACATGGCGCTCGCGGAGAAGGTGCGGTCCGGCGCCGTTGACGCCTCGCGGGCGCGGGTGGCCCAGCTCGACGAGTACGTGGGGCTGCCGGCCGAGCATCCCGAGTCGTACCGCTCGGTGCTGCGGCGGGAGGTGCTGGAGCCGTTGGGGCTGGGCCTGGACGCCTTCATGGGGCCCGACGGGACCGCCGAGGACGTGGTGGGGGCGTGCGAGGCGTACGACAGGGCGCTGGCCGAGGCGGGCGGTGTGGATCTGCAACTGCTCGGCATAGGGACCGACGGGCACATCGGGTTCAACGAGCCATGCTCTTCGCTCGCCTCCCGGACGCGGATCAAGACGCTCACCGAGCAGACCCGGATCGACAACGCGCGGTTCTTCGACGGCGCCATCGAGCAGGTGCCGCACCACGTCATCACCCAGGGCATCGGCACGATCCTGGAGGCGCGGCACCTGGTGCTGCTCGCCACGGGCGAGGGCAAGGCGGACGCCGTCGCGGCGACCGTGGAAGGACCGGTGGCAGCGGTGTGTCCCGCCTCGGCGTTGCAGCTCCACCGCCACGCGACCGTCGTGGTGGACGAGGGCGCCGCGTCGAAGCTGAAGCTGGCGGACTACTTCCGGCACACGTACAGCAACAAGCCTGACTGGCAGGGAATCTAG